The genomic window GGCGCACAGGCGCCAGCGCAACTGAGCAGGGGTCAGGCCGCAGACGTAGATCCAGCTGTACAGGCGCTGACGCAAACGAAACAGCGTCAGCGCCATCAGCATCAGCGCAACCCCGGACAACAATAGCGTCAGGCCGCTCAGCGCGCCGGTAATATCGAAGGTACGGCCAAACACCGCCCGGGCCCCCGCCTTGAGCGCGGCCTGATCGCGCAGCCGGCTGCCGCCAAGCCAGGGATACTGTTGCGTCCAGCGCTGCCAATCCGGCGCAGGGCCCGGCGCCAGCCCCAACACAAAGGTGGTATAGCGCCCGGGCAGCGCCGCGGGCATATGGCGGGACGCCAGCAGAATTTCGCCATCCGGCCGGCCGTAATCGGCATAGATGGCCGCCACCTGGTACAGCTTTTCCATGGCGCCCATGCGCACCTTGATCCAGTCACCGAGCTTGAGATGCTGGCGCCGCGCCAGCTGCTCATTGACCATCAGGCCCTGCCCCCGCAGCGCCAGCCAGGGCTGCGGCGTCGACTCAATAAAATCCCAGCCCGACACCAGCGCGGACCCAGGATCCACCCCCAGCACATCCACCGCCTGTTGCTCCACCAGCGCCCGTCCGCGTACCTGAGGCAGCACCGCCACCACCTGGGGCAGCGTCTGCAGCTGCGCAACCCAGTCCTGCAACGCCACCGGCTGCCCTGGATCCAGATAGAGCTGCCCCTGCAGGCGCTGATCGAGCCAGCGCGCGAAGGTGCTTTCAAAGCCCGTCACCATGGCCTGGATACCAATGGCCGAGGCAATGGCAAACGCCAGCGCCAGCAATGGCAGGCGCAGCAGACGGCACAGCGCCTGCATCTCTGAGCAGGACCACTCCAGCAGCACGGTGCCAGGTCTTCGCTGCGCCAAGACCTGCAGCCCGTCCAGCAGCAGCGACAGCAGACGCGGCAATAAGAGCCCGGCACCCAGCAGGCAGGCAGCGGTCGCGGCAAAAATCAGCCACAGCGGCGTATCCAGCGCCAGACCCAGAATACCCGCCTGCATCAGCAGCACTGCGGCGAGCCAGCCCCAGAGTCCCTCAACGCGGCTATCCTCGCCCGTCTGAATGCCGGACCTCAGCAGCAAGATATCGCTGCAGGCCCAGGCCAGCAGTACCAGCAGGACAAAGGCGGCCCGCAGCCAAAGTTCCGCCGCCGACAGGCCGGCACCCAGCCCCTCCACACTGAACAACCCCGCCAGAGTGCCTCGAAAGCCCTCGGCCAAGAGGCCCGCCAGCACCTGCCCAAGCCATACACCGAGAACCCCGCCGAGCACGCACAACAACAGCATTTCCAGCAGCAGATAGAGTCGCAGGCGCCACAGCTCAACGCCCTGGCGATAGAGGATGTCCAGGCTGCGCTGGCGCTGTTGCATCGAAAACAGATAGACCGCACGTACCAGCAGGGCCGCCACCAGCAAGGCCAGCCAGCCAAGCGCCTCCAGACTGAGCAGAAAGCTGTTCGCCAGCGGCGCCGACGAAACCCCGTAGTCCTGCAGCAGCGCCTCGTAACCTGGCGGCAGCATCCTGACCAGCGACGCCGGCATCAGCAGCTCAAGCCGGGTCTCGTGACCGATCTCCCGGGCAATAGTCGCTATGGTGGCGATATCGCCGAGCAGCAGATCAGCCGGCAGACCCGGCATCTGCTGCAACGCATATTCAGTGGCCGCTGCTTGATCGCGGCTTTGCTGAAGTTGACTTTGTCCCTGTCCTTGCCACAGCAGCAAGGCGGCCGACGAGCCCCAGAGTGCATTCAAGGGTGATTGCCCCTGTGCGGTCGACTGCCCGGCCATTAGCTCCGGCGTTGCTGCGTCGAGCACCGCCGTCATCCAGGGAAGCGAAGGCAGGCAGTCCGCCGTGAGAGGATCGACGCCCAGCAGGCGCAGCCTCGTCCGGCGGGCCGAAGATGGCGTGCTCTGCGGGTTGCCGGCACCCGGGCTATCGCCCTGCTTGAACTCAAGCTGCAGATTGAGGCGCGGCGTCACGCACAGACCTGCACGGCGCAGCAGCGCGAAGTCATCCACCCCAAGGAGGCGCTTGTCGAGCCGCTGCAGCGACAGTTGCGGCGCCTGAGCCTGCACCGTGGCTTCAATGGAGGCGGCGCCACGACTGGTCAGTGATTGCACACCGCTCCAGAGCATGGCGGCACAGGCGAGGATCAGCAGCAGGCCAACCAGCTGCCCCGGATGACGACGGTAGTGACTCAGATACACCTGCGCCAGATAGGCTGCCGGGCTCATGGACTCAGAGCACCCTTGCTGAGGTGCAGCACCCGATCACAGCACTGTGCCAGCACCGGGTTGTGGGTCACGATCAGGGCCGTCAGGCCGCGTTCGTGCATGGCCTTGAAGAACAGCGGCATGACAAGTCGGGCACTGGCCTCATCCAGACTGCCGGTGGGTTCATCCGCCAGAATCAGTTCAGGCTGCATGGCAAAGGCGCAGGCCAGGGCTGCGCGCTGGCGCTGACCGCCGGACAGCTGGTCGGGGTAGCGTTGCGCCACGTCACCAATACCCAGCGTCTGCAACAGCTCAAGCGGCTCGACCTTGAGCCCCGCCAACCCGGCCCGAAAGGCAATATTGCGGCTGACGCTCAGCGTTGGAATCAGATTGCCATCCTGGAACAGGGTGGCTATGCGGTGGCGACGCCAGCGCGCCCAGCCGTTGTCGCCAAGACGCTGATATGGCAGGCCGAACACCTCCAGCGAGCCCCGATCGGGCTGCATAAGACCATTTAGCAGATTGAGCAGGGTCGACTTGCCACAGCCCGACGGCCCCATAATGGCCAGGGACTCCCCCGCGCAAAGTTCAAACGACAGGTCACGCAGCACCTCGACCCGGGTTTCCCCGCGGCCATAGTGCTTGCAAATCCCATCCGCCTGTATCACCGGTTCCGTCATCGCCATCCGCATCCTGCCGTCGCACTCAGTATAGAGCGCGGTACGCGTCATGCAGCCACTGTACACAAAGGATCAGGCGGTCTTAACCCCCTGTTTCAATACGGTGTTTCAAAACCCTGCCATCAGGCCGCGCCAGGCAGTACACGCTGCCACAGCCAGACCCCGGCCACCAGAATCACCAGTACCGAGCCTGCGCGCAGCACCAGCGGCTGAAAAAACACCCGCGCCCGGGCCAGGTAGAGCGGTGGAAACAGCAGGGCGACCAGCGCCAGCTGGCCGAGTTCTATGCCTATATTGAATCCGGCCAGTGCCGCCAGCTGCCCACCGGCCGGTAGGCCGAGCAGCGACAGCACACTGGCGAAGCCAAAGCCGTGCAGTAACCCAAAACCCAGCGCCAGCGGCCAGCGCAGGCCTCGCCCCAGCGGCCACAGATTGTTCAGCGCCGCCAGTATCACCGACAGCGCGATCAGGCTCTCGACCAGGCGCGACGGCAGGCTCAGGATATTCAGCACACTCAGGCTCAGAGTGATGGAGTGCGCCACTGTAAAGGCCGTGACCACCTTGAGCAGCTCGAGCGTGGCGGGCTTCAAACCCTCGGCCGGCATCCAGCCTGCGCCCCTGCGCACCAGCACCGCGGGCAACAGCAGCGTGATGAGAAACAGCATGTGATCAAATCCGTTCCAGATATGCTGCACACCCTCGGCAATGTAGGTCTGCAGTAACCGCAGGGTGGAGATTGCCTGCGCCGGCACGGTCAGCTGCGGCGTACGGGCCGACAGAATGCGCGCATCCAGCAGCGCCCCATCCTGCTCCAGGGATACGTACAGGCGATGATCGGGAGGGAATTCGTCCAGCCGCAGAAAAACCAGCTGGGTGTCAACGGGAACAACAGCGCCGTCGAACCGTACACCCAGCTCGATAGTCTGCTGTGCACCCAGTGCAACAGGGCCTGCGCGCGGCATCCGGGATCCATTCGCAGGTTCAAGCCGTACCAGGGAAGTGGCCAGCTCACGCAGTTGCGCGGCCGCGGCCTCAACCTCCGCCAGGCTTACCGCCGCATCGCGGTCGCTATCGAGGCTGACAAAACGTTCAAGTTCACTGGCATTAATACTGAACAACAGCGATAAACCCGCCGCATCAGGCATGACCCGGACAGTACTGATGCCCGGGTCATGCGCCAGTGCGCTGTGCCAGGGCTGCAACAGCAGCCCCAGCAACAGCCACAGGACGGGTTTGAGCCTAGTGTCCATGACCATGATTACGCCCGTTCAGGGGCGTCGCAGCGTAGGGGAACACCTTGTTATAGGCGATATCATTGGCGTCGACGCTGTCGCCGGCAGGTCCGTTGATCACCAGTGGATCATTGCGCAGATCACTGATCAGCGCCGTGACCGCAATATCAACGACATCATCACCAAAGCGCCGTCCGTTGGGCCAGCCACCAGGAATAGTACCCGCCGCAAAGCCGGGCAGGCCGGCCTGCACAGTGCTGCTCAGCGCATCACCGCCGAATACGCTCAGGCGCGAGAAACCAGCATCATCGGGATTGGCCACATCGTCGGCACCGCCACCTGCCAGACGCGCAGCCCCGGTGGACAGATCCACCTTGATCAGGTCAGGAATAAAGATCCCGGCGATGTCTGTACGCCCGGTTTCAAGCGCCACCATATCACCGCCAAACACCAGATCATTCAGCAGTGCGGCCAGCTCCGGCTCCTCGGCGTATTTGGCAAAGAGCGCGGCGTCCACCTCGGGTGACGAGCGGTTGTAGAGGTCCTTGTCGGCAATGGCGACCAGGGCTTCGTTGAACAGCGGATTACCCTGACGGGCCACCTGCACCCAATCACCGGACTCTTTCGGGCCGTCCTTGCGCAGCACGGTCTGTTTCTGCCGGCTGGTGCTGGCATAAACACCCACCACCTGGTCGGCACCGCCGAGGGCCTGCAGCGGTATATCCAGCACCACCGTATGCACGTTGTAGCCGCCCTGGGCATCAATGCCTGGGCTGCGCAGCTGCAGCAAATCGAAGATCGACTGAATGTCGCCGTAGAAGCCATCATCGCGCTGGCCGGCGAAGGTGCGATAACCGCCCGGCAGGCTGTAAATAGTCTGGGCGGTATAGGCATCGAGCGAGCTTGCCAGCGCCACACCGTCACGGGCCGGATTTTCGCCATCGTTATCAATGTTGTACAGAGGTGTCGCGATGCCCTGGTTGTTGGGCGGTACCAGCATTTTGTAGCCCGGCGGCGTCAGGTCCGTCACTGTGCCGGTGCGGTGGTTCTCCTGAGTCAACCGGTAACTCTGGGTCAGGTTCTGGGCAGCGTCCCCTACCGTACCGATCACCCCCAGGTAGGACTGCAGGATGGTCTGGTTGGTCTTGTAGCCGGTGCTGAAACGAAAGTGATAGCTCAGCGTGGGCCTGCCGGCAGCCAGGTCATCACCGGTTGCGACATGGATCGAGTAGCGCACGCGGTCATCAAAGTTATATTTGTTGGGCCCGATACCGGGCTCCTCAAACGGGTAAACGCTCAGCGCGGTGGTCAGGTAGGCCATACCATCGCTGTTACTGCGAAAGGCATACACATCGGCGGTATTGGCCGCATCATCCAGAGTGATCAGGGGGGCATCCATATGGCTGGATGCCAGTGCCAGGCTGGCGGCGCCCACACAGGCTAGCAGCACGCCGGGCGTCCAGATCCGTTCTATTCGCGATTTCATGGTGTATCTCCAGTGTTGGAGTTGCCCTTACGGGCGAAGCTGAGCCTTGCGGCTCGGTACAGCATTTGAAAGCTGCTGTTCACTTGCGCCACAGCGGGCTTGCGCCAGCATGCGTTGCTCGGATGGCAAGAGCCGATAAGACGGCTGCCGGGCCATGTTTAGCCAGTTCTGTGCCTGCTGGCAGTCACCGCGGGCAGCGGCGATAACTCCAGCATGCAGCTGCACGCGCGGATCCTGCAGGCCGGATTCAAGTGCGCTCGATATCAGATTCCAGGCGGCCTCCAGATCACCCTGGCGATATTGCGCCAGGGCCAGGGTATCCAGTGTGTGAGGGTCCTGGCGGATTGCATATTCCTGCTGCGCCAGGACCAGCGCCTTTGTCAGTGCCGCAGTGCTGGTCGAGGTGGACGCCAGATAGAGCGCATGGGTGCGCCTGTCGGCGTCTGCGCCCCGCCGTGCCAGCTCTGCCAGCAGCGCGGCCTGTTCTTCATCTGTGCCTGTCTGCTGCAACGCCTCCAGCAGGGGCCACTGATACAGGGGCTGCGGCGCCTGTGTGGCAGCCCGCTCTAGCTGGTCAATCGCCTGGGCGTAGTCGCCCCGCGCCAGCCAGAGGCGGCCCGATACCAGCAGTGCAGGCGGATAGTCCGGGCGGATTTTCAGCGCCGCCCGCGCCAGGGTAAGCGCCGTCTCGGCATCGCCCTGGGCAAACACGAAGCTTGCCAGGCGCGACAGGGCCCAGGCCTTGGCTTCGGGCTCCCGCGCACTGGTAGAACGGGCACTGAGCGCCATCATCTCGATGGCGCCATCGCTATCCCCGCTGAGCCAGCGCAATTCAGCCGCGCGGCTGTAGGCCTGGGGGCCTGGATGCAAATCCATCATGCGCTGGTAGGCACTGGCAGCGGCATCGAGATCGCCCTGTTCCAGCTGCAGATCACCCAGCAGGCCATAGTCAAACCAGCCGCCGCGCGAAGCCACCAGCTCCCGCGCCAGAACCTGGGCTTCGGCAAAGCGGTGCTGCTGGTGCAGTGAGCGCGCGAGCAGCAGCTGTGCAGCCGGGCTGCCCGCTGCCTGAGCGTTCATGCAATTGCCGGCCTGCTCCGCCAGCTTCAGATAACCGGCGTCAAAGGTTTCCCGTGCCAGGGCCAGGTGACGCCAGCCCAGGCGCTCCAGCAGCTCCAGCCGGCGCGAATCGCTGAGCTCGTCGCCGCGCAATTGCTGCTGCATCTGCCCGATATCCGGCACGGCGCGATCGGTCTCAAACTGCGCCTGCACCAGTTCACAGGCAAGCGGACGGCGCCCCTGGCCACCTGTCACGCCAGTCGCCGCTGTCGCAGAGGATGCCACAGACGTGGCACTGCCTGGCTGGGGTGGGATGGCTGCAGAGCGAGACAGATCGGTGCCACTGTCACAGCCGGACAGCAGTATCAGGGCCCACAACGAGACGGAAACCCGCTTGCCGACGCTTCCCATGGAAACCTCCACTGCCTTGAGTTTCTCTTTTCTACGCAGAGAACCCGGCAATGGATGTGCTAAATGCGCAATTAATTTGTACGCGGCTTCAGATCACTCGTGAAAAACGCAGGAGCGCACTCAAACAACGTTCAGACCTTGTAAAAAGGTCTTTGTATATCAGTTCGTTGACCGCAGTTTCTCGCCGAAGACGCAAATGCGCTACCTTCTGATAGGCTTTAAGTAGAAGCCCACCTTCCAGGAGACCGCCATGCATAACACCGCCCGCCTGCGTGATTTTGTCCAGGCCTTCACGGCGCTGGTAAACGAATCGGACGATGAAGCCTACCTGCTGGATGCCGGTGAACTGCTACTCGCGGACCTGATCCGCCACGACGACTGGCTACCGGAAGCCTATAGCCAGCCAGGACTCACCGAGTATCGCCAGTTTCTGCTGCACTGCGATCCGCTGGAGCGCTTTTCGGTGGTCAGCTTTGTCTGGGGCCCGGGCCAGTGCACGCCCATACACGACCACAAGGTCTGGGGCATGGTCGGTGTGCTGCGCGGGCTGGAACGCTGCGAGGAGTTCGCGCCCGACCCGCAAAGCGGCAAGCTGCTGGCGCTGGGCAGTCACGAGCTGCATCCCGGCAGCATCGATCTGGTATCTCCGCGCATCGGCGATATCCACCGGGTGTCCAACGGACTGAGTGATGCCCCCTCCGTCAGTATCCATGTTTATGGCACCAATATCGGTGCCCAGCGCCGCAACCTCTACGATCCCAGCAGCAGCGCCCAGCAGCCCTTTATCTCCGGCTATGCCAACGCCGAGGTCATGAATCTGTGGGATAGATCGGATGAATAGTTGCAGGTTCACCGCCAAATAAAGACATCAACTGGACCCTTAAACTAAGGAAACAGTGCTGACATTGTCTCAACCTGACTCACATTGTTGAATATTTCCGGGGGCACAGCTGAACGATGCAGCAACAGACCGCTCTGTATATATTGTTACTGACAAATCAGAGAGACACCGCCATGAAGCATAAAGGGAATAGATACCGTGCAGGCTGATGAATTTGAACCAGCGTCTGGGGCAGGGAGCGGCCGCAGGAGCAATGCGCAAAGCGCCACCCCCCCTGTATCCGCAACAGCGATAGCCCGCTATCAGTACACCCTCTCCGCGGTCTTGATAGCATTCGTAATCACAGCCGTAGGGCTTTTTCTGCTGACAGACTCACGCGTCAGCGATCTGGAGGCGCGCCTTGACGCACGGATTGCTTTGCTTTCGGTGCCACCCGCGCCCGCCGACAACAGCAACCAGATAGCGGCCATCAACGAGGTCAATGACCGACTTGACGGGCTGCAAGCCGCACTGGATGAACTCCGGGCGCAGTTAGACGCAGGCAAGGAGCTGGAGGCCACCTCCATAAATGCAGACGCGGCCGTCAGTGGGGCTGGCCCAGTACCCCAGACAGAAGCCAAGGCGGTCGATGCAAAGGTAGAAGTGGCGCAGCCGGAAACAGCTGTGGTTGCCGCCAGCGAACATATAATGGCCCCCGCGCAGGCGGTGCAGGACAAGTGGCTTATCAATATTGCCTCCTTTTCCCAGCAGACATCTGCGCAGCAAATGCAAAGCAAACTGGTGGCGCTAGGCCAGAGCGCGACCACTGAGTCTGTTAACCTGAAAGGCAAAACACTCTATCGAGTGCGCATCACCGGCCTGCCGGACCGCAAAGCCGCCGAAGAGGAAGCCCTGCGGCTGCAAAAGGAGCTGCAGCTTTCCGGCTTCTGGGTTGCCAAAGACCCAGGCAAAAGTGACGCACAATAGCCTGACGGCTCGCCTCGAGCCCTGAAGCTTGATCCAGTCAACCCGCGAGCGCGGTTCCGGTCTGCTGCGCCTCGCTCACGATCCAGCTGCGAAAGGCCTCGGCGTGGGGGTGCAGATACTGGTGCGACGGATAGGTCAGGTGGAAGGCCTCCTGGGTTGCAATCCGCTGCGGGAAAGGGGCAATCAGGCGGCCGCTCTCGATCATATCCGCCACCAGGGAGCTGCGCCCCAGGGCGATACCATGGCCGCGCGTGGCCATTTCCAGGGCGGAAATCAGCGTATCGAACTGAATCCCCGGGGCGGTATCCGCCTGCCCGAAACCGGTCTGGTTCAGCCAGTAGCTCCAGCCCTCCTTGTAGCCAATAACGTGCAGCAGCGTCTGTTCGGACAGATCCAGCGGTGACAGCGGCGGCGCCTTGGCATCCAGCAGCTGCGGACTGCAGACCGGCACCAGTTCATCCCAGGTCAGGCGGTCGGCGCTAAGGCCCGGCCATACCCCTTCGCCATAACGGATCTCCAGATCCGCATCCCACTTGGTTTCGTCGACCCAGATATTACTGCTGAAACGCAGCCCGACCTCGGGGTGCAAGGCGCGAAAACGCTCCAGCCTTGGCGCCAGCCAGAGGGTAAAAAAAACCAGGTTAACCTTGATGGTGAGTGACTTGGCGCGCCCCTGGCCGAAAATTTCATCGGTCACGGCGGCCAGACGCTCGATGGAGTCCCGCACCGGCGGCAGATAAGCGCGGCCGGAGTCGGTTAACTCAAGCCCGCGCGGCAAACGCTTGAACAGCGCCATGCCCAGCTGGCCTTCAAGTCCCTTGACCTGCTGGCTGATGGCCGCCTGGGTGAGGTTCAATTCGGCCGCCGCCAGGGTGAAACTGAGGTGACGGGCCGAGGCCTCGAAAGATCTCAGCCAGTTCAGCGGTGGCAATCGTTTTTTGTTCATAAACGGCTCACAGAGCAATAGGTGTTTTGCGCCAGAGTGTCACTGATCAGTGGCACAAATACCACCACCGAGGCGACATCGAAAACGCGGATCACGACCCGCCGTAGCGATCAAAATAGCGGGAGTCGCAGGCCCTCACAACAGAGCCTGCGACTGAGCTACCAGGATGGAAACGCGAAACGCGCACCTTCACGCACACCGGCCGACGGCCAGCGCGTGGCTTAACAGCATGGTCTTGCGCCTGGTGTAAAAGCGCCACCGGCGGCGCCGCTTTCTATTTCACCTCAGGACGGAAACGCGAACTGCGCCCCTTCGCGTACACCGGCGGATGGCCAGCGCTGGGTGATAGTCTTGCGCTTGGTGTAAAAGCGCACGGCATCCGGGCCATAAGCGTGCAGATCACCAAACAGGGAGCGTTTCCAGCCGCCAAAGCTATGGTAGGCCACGGGCACCGGCAGTGGCACATTGATACCCACCATCCCCACCTGAATATTATCGCTGAAGTAGCGCGCCGCCTCGCCGTCTCGGGTAAAGATGCAGGTGCCGTTGCCGTATTCATGGGCATTAATCAGATCCATGGCTTCCTGCATGCTGTTAACGCGCATCACCTGCAGTACCGGACCGAAGATTTCCTCCTGATAGCTCTGCATTTCCGGCGTCACCTGATCGATCAGGGTGCCGCCGACAAAGAAGCCATTCTCGTAACCCGGCACTGTGACATCACGCCCATCCACAACGATTTTGGCCCCCTGGGCTTCGGCGCTGTTGATATAACCGACGACCTTCTCCTGGTGCAGGCGGGTAATCACCGGGCCGAAATCATTGCTGCTGTCGTTGCAGGCCCCGACCTTGAGCCCCGCCATGGCCGCCGTCATTTTTTCAATCAGACTATCGGCTGCGGCATCACCCACGGCGACCGCCACCGACAGCGCCATGCAACGCTCGCCGGAGGAACCAAAGGCCGCACCCAGAAGCTGATTCACGGCATTATCCATATCGGCATCGGGCATAACGATGGCGTGGTTTTTGGCGCCGCCCAGTGCCTGGCAGCGCTTGCCATTGGCCGTAGCCGTGGCATAGATGTACTCGGCGATGGGCGTTGAACCGACAAAGCTCACCGCCTTGACCCGGCTATCCGTCAGCAGCGTATCCACCGCTTCCTTGTCACCGTTGACCAGGTTCAGCACGCCATCCGGCAAACCGGCTTCCTGCAGCAGCTGGGCAATGTAAAGGGTCGAGGACGGATCGCGTTCCGACGGCTTGAGTACGAAGCAGTTCCCGCATACCAGCGCCATGGGCATCATCCACAGTGGCACCATCACCGGGAAGTTGAACGGCGTAATGCCGGCCACCACACCCAGCGGCTGGAACTCGCTCCATGAATCGATATTGGGGCCTACGTTCTTGCTGTGCTCACCCTTGAGCAGCTCCGGTGCGCCACAGGCATATTCAACATTCTCGATGCCACGCTGCAGCTCGCCCAGGGCATCGTGGCTGATCTTGCCGTGTTCTTCACCGATCAGGGCCGCGATCTTGTCGGCGTTCTGCTCCAGCAACTCCTTGAAGCGGAACATGACGCGCGCTCGCTTGAGCGGCGGCGTATCACGCCATGCCGGAAAGGCCGCCTCGGCCGCGGCTATGGCCTGCTCCACGGTTTCCCGCGATGCCAGTACCAGCTCACGGCTGGCCTCGCCTGTCGCCGGATTGAAGATGGCCTGGCGGCGTGTATCGTCTGCCAGCATCTGGCCGTTGATAAAATGTCCCAGTGTTTGCATGGTTCCTGCCCTCAAGGTTAAGCCCGCGGCGCCCAGGGGCGCGCAACGGATGTCGTTATTTGAATTGGATTATTCGGCGGGCTTACCAGAGCTGCTGGTACAGCTCGGTAATTTCAGCCGCATTCGGCACCCGCGGGTTGTTGCCCGGCGAACCGGACGCCAGCGCCTGCTCGGCCATCACCGGCAGCAGATCGAAGAAGGCCTGCCGATCGATACCAAACTGCGCCGGACTTGGCACCTGCAGCTCGTCATTCAGGGCATGCAGCTCATCCAGCAGTTTCTGATTGGCCTGGGCATCGCTGTCCTGCCCCGTAGCAATGCCCATGGCCCTGGCGCAATCGGCATAGCGTTCGGGCGCGGCCGGAATCGACCAGGCCGTGACGCAGGGCAGCAGCATGGCGTTCGATAACCCGTGGGGTACATGAAAGGCAGCGCCTATGGGTCGGCTCATGCCGTGCACCAGCGCCACCGAGGCATTGGAGAATGCCACCCCGGCCAGGGTCGAACCCAGCATCATGGCCTCGCGCGCTTCGCGGTCGGCGCCATTGTGATAGGCCCGACGCAGATTGGGGGCCAGCAGGCTCATGGCTGCCAGGGCCTGGCTATCGGAGTACAGGCTGGCCTTCTTGCTGACATAGGCTTCAATGGCATGGGTAAGCGCATCAATACCGGTATCCGCCGTGGTGCGCGGCGGTACGCTCAGGGTCAGGTTGTAATCGATCAGCGCCGCCAGCGGCATAAAGCCGATACCGACGCAGAGCATTTTCTCGTCGCTGGTTTCATCGGTAATGATGGTGACGCGGGTGACTTCAGAGCCGGTGCCCGCGGTTGTCGGCACGGCGATAATGGGCAGTCCGGCTTCCAGCACTATGCGCGGGAACTTGTAGTCACGCATCTGGCCGCCGTGTTTGGCCAGTATCGCAATGGCCTTGGCGCTGTCGATGGGGCTACCGCCGCCCAGGGCGACGATGCAGTCATAGTCGCCGTTGCGGGCCTGCTCGACGCCGGCTTGAATGGAGGCAACCGTGGGTTCGGGTACCGTATTGTCGAATACATCGGCATAGATACCGTGGGCACTGAGGCTGCTCTGGATGCGGCTGGCATAGCCCAGCTCCACCATCATCTTGTCCGTTACAATCAGGGGCCTGGAACAGGTCAGGCTGGTGAGGATGTTGGGGATCTCTTCGCTGGCGCCGGCGCCGACCTGCAGGATGCGCGGCAGTATGATTTGAGTAGACATGGCGACTCCAAATTCTAGGATCAGGGCGTCGCAAGGCCCCGCAGCGCGAACGCTGCGGTGTCGTGGCCTTGCGAAGGGTTAACAGGATGCTGCTTTAGTACTCAGCGCACAGTGGCAGCGGGCTCTTCACTGCCAGGCAGTTCTACCCTGCGGTGCAGCGCGCTGTGCCTGGCAATGGATGCCGCGGCCTTCTCTTCACGCAGCGACTTGAGCAGACCGTAGATGGCCAGCAACAGCACCACCGAGAAAGGCAAGGCCGCGACTATGGAGGCGGTTTGCAACGCCTGGAGCCCGCCTGCGAACAGCAACACGGCCGCCACTGCGCCTATCGCCAGCCCCCAGAACACCCGGTAACGGGCCGGCGGGTTGTCATTCCCCATGCACACCAGAGTGCAGACCACCAGGGTGGCGGAATCGGCCGAGGTCACAAAGTAGGTCACCAGCATCACCACACAGATGATGGTCATCAGCAGCGTCACCAGGGAGCCCATATGCATCAGCTCCATGGTTTTGA from Marinobacterium aestuarii includes these protein-coding regions:
- a CDS encoding ABC transporter permease yields the protein MSPAAYLAQVYLSHYRRHPGQLVGLLLILACAAMLWSGVQSLTSRGAASIEATVQAQAPQLSLQRLDKRLLGVDDFALLRRAGLCVTPRLNLQLEFKQGDSPGAGNPQSTPSSARRTRLRLLGVDPLTADCLPSLPWMTAVLDAATPELMAGQSTAQGQSPLNALWGSSAALLLWQGQGQSQLQQSRDQAAATEYALQQMPGLPADLLLGDIATIATIAREIGHETRLELLMPASLVRMLPPGYEALLQDYGVSSAPLANSFLLSLEALGWLALLVAALLVRAVYLFSMQQRQRSLDILYRQGVELWRLRLYLLLEMLLLCVLGGVLGVWLGQVLAGLLAEGFRGTLAGLFSVEGLGAGLSAAELWLRAAFVLLVLLAWACSDILLLRSGIQTGEDSRVEGLWGWLAAVLLMQAGILGLALDTPLWLIFAATAACLLGAGLLLPRLLSLLLDGLQVLAQRRPGTVLLEWSCSEMQALCRLLRLPLLALAFAIASAIGIQAMVTGFESTFARWLDQRLQGQLYLDPGQPVALQDWVAQLQTLPQVVAVLPQVRGRALVEQQAVDVLGVDPGSALVSGWDFIESTPQPWLALRGQGLMVNEQLARRQHLKLGDWIKVRMGAMEKLYQVAAIYADYGRPDGEILLASRHMPAALPGRYTTFVLGLAPGPAPDWQRWTQQYPWLGGSRLRDQAALKAGARAVFGRTFDITGALSGLTLLLSGVALMLMALTLFRLRQRLYSWIYVCGLTPAQLRWRLCAHAMLLTTVLGMLATPLGVFLSWVLVARVNPVAFGWALPFNLYPAYWLQVWLACLLVGAVTGLLMASPIRLETLKNE
- a CDS encoding ABC transporter ATP-binding protein, giving the protein MAMTEPVIQADGICKHYGRGETRVEVLRDLSFELCAGESLAIMGPSGCGKSTLLNLLNGLMQPDRGSLEVFGLPYQRLGDNGWARWRRHRIATLFQDGNLIPTLSVSRNIAFRAGLAGLKVEPLELLQTLGIGDVAQRYPDQLSGGQRQRAALACAFAMQPELILADEPTGSLDEASARLVMPLFFKAMHERGLTALIVTHNPVLAQCCDRVLHLSKGALSP
- a CDS encoding HupE/UreJ family protein; this translates as MVMDTRLKPVLWLLLGLLLQPWHSALAHDPGISTVRVMPDAAGLSLLFSINASELERFVSLDSDRDAAVSLAEVEAAAAQLRELATSLVRLEPANGSRMPRAGPVALGAQQTIELGVRFDGAVVPVDTQLVFLRLDEFPPDHRLYVSLEQDGALLDARILSARTPQLTVPAQAISTLRLLQTYIAEGVQHIWNGFDHMLFLITLLLPAVLVRRGAGWMPAEGLKPATLELLKVVTAFTVAHSITLSLSVLNILSLPSRLVESLIALSVILAALNNLWPLGRGLRWPLALGFGLLHGFGFASVLSLLGLPAGGQLAALAGFNIGIELGQLALVALLFPPLYLARARVFFQPLVLRAGSVLVILVAGVWLWQRVLPGAA
- a CDS encoding DUF4331 domain-containing protein; its protein translation is MKSRIERIWTPGVLLACVGAASLALASSHMDAPLITLDDAANTADVYAFRSNSDGMAYLTTALSVYPFEEPGIGPNKYNFDDRVRYSIHVATGDDLAAGRPTLSYHFRFSTGYKTNQTILQSYLGVIGTVGDAAQNLTQSYRLTQENHRTGTVTDLTPPGYKMLVPPNNQGIATPLYNIDNDGENPARDGVALASSLDAYTAQTIYSLPGGYRTFAGQRDDGFYGDIQSIFDLLQLRSPGIDAQGGYNVHTVVLDIPLQALGGADQVVGVYASTSRQKQTVLRKDGPKESGDWVQVARQGNPLFNEALVAIADKDLYNRSSPEVDAALFAKYAEEPELAALLNDLVFGGDMVALETGRTDIAGIFIPDLIKVDLSTGAARLAGGGADDVANPDDAGFSRLSVFGGDALSSTVQAGLPGFAAGTIPGGWPNGRRFGDDVVDIAVTALISDLRNDPLVINGPAGDSVDANDIAYNKVFPYAATPLNGRNHGHGH
- a CDS encoding tetratricopeptide repeat protein gives rise to the protein MGSVGKRVSVSLWALILLSGCDSGTDLSRSAAIPPQPGSATSVASSATAATGVTGGQGRRPLACELVQAQFETDRAVPDIGQMQQQLRGDELSDSRRLELLERLGWRHLALARETFDAGYLKLAEQAGNCMNAQAAGSPAAQLLLARSLHQQHRFAEAQVLARELVASRGGWFDYGLLGDLQLEQGDLDAAASAYQRMMDLHPGPQAYSRAAELRWLSGDSDGAIEMMALSARSTSAREPEAKAWALSRLASFVFAQGDAETALTLARAALKIRPDYPPALLVSGRLWLARGDYAQAIDQLERAATQAPQPLYQWPLLEALQQTGTDEEQAALLAELARRGADADRRTHALYLASTSTSTAALTKALVLAQQEYAIRQDPHTLDTLALAQYRQGDLEAAWNLISSALESGLQDPRVQLHAGVIAAARGDCQQAQNWLNMARQPSYRLLPSEQRMLAQARCGASEQQLSNAVPSRKAQLRP